One stretch of Streptomyces sp. NBC_00443 DNA includes these proteins:
- a CDS encoding IS630 family transposase (programmed frameshift), with product MRYGQGGGLTDERRAFREKLRLQAAERFRQGEKNTVIAHDLRVSVRSVQRWRKAWSQDGPRALGSKGPASLPLLSDALFAVLERELAKGPVARGWPDQTWTLSRIKTLIGRRFHKCYTVQGVAALLKRHGWSCQVPARRAIERDENVVRLDERDLAPDGRTVAALDAWLVFEDEAGFSMTPPTTRTWSRRGHTPVVRVRGRSRRRLSVAALACYKTGESSRLIYRPCPDARPDGRKSFSWKDYRDLIQTAHQQLGGPVVLVWDNLNTHLTAGMRRYIADRDWLTVFQLPPYAPDLNPVEGIWSVLRRTTVANRAFADPDDLITAVRRGLRQLQYRHDVLDGCLTGTGLRCQPP from the exons ATGAGGTATGGGCAAGGGGGCGGGCTGACCGACGAACGGCGCGCCTTCCGCGAGAAGTTGCGGTTGCAGGCGGCCGAGCGGTTCAGGCAGGGGGAGAAGAACACGGTCATCGCTCACGACCTGCGGGTCAGCGTCCGGTCGGTACAGCGTTGGCGCAAGGCTTGGTCGCAGGACGGGCCGAGAGCCCTGGGCTCGAAGGGCCCGGCGTCGCTGCCGCTGCTCAGTGACGCACTATTTGCCGTGCTGGAGCGTGAGCTGGCCAAGGGGCCGGTGGCACGTGGGTGGCCGGACCAGACGTGGACTCTGTCGCGGATCAAGACGCTGATCGGGCGCCGCTTCCACAAGTGCTACACCGTGCAAGGGGTGGCCGCCCTGCTCAAGCGGCACGGCTGGAGCTGCCAGGTCCCCGCCCGGCGGGCGATCGAGCGGGACGAGAACGTGGTG CGGCTGGATGAAAGAGACCTGGCCCCAGATGGAAGGACCGTGGCGGCGCTCGACGCCTGGCTCGTCTTCGAGGACGAAGCCGGATTCTCGATGACGCCGCCTACCACCCGCACGTGGTCCCGCCGCGGCCATACGCCCGTGGTCCGCGTGCGGGGCCGCTCCCGCCGCCGCTTATCGGTGGCCGCTCTGGCCTGCTACAAGACCGGCGAATCCTCACGGCTGATCTACCGGCCCTGCCCGGATGCCCGGCCCGACGGGCGCAAAAGCTTCTCCTGGAAGGACTACCGCGACCTGATCCAGACCGCCCACCAACAGCTTGGCGGCCCAGTTGTACTGGTCTGGGACAACCTCAACACCCACCTCACCGCCGGCATGCGCCGCTACATCGCCGACCGCGACTGGCTCACGGTCTTCCAACTGCCGCCCTACGCACCCGACCTCAACCCAGTCGAGGGCATCTGGTCCGTCCTACGACGCACCACCGTGGCCAATCGCGCCTTCGCCGACCCCGATGACTTGATCACTGCCGTCCGACGCGGCCTACGCCAGCTCCAGTACCGCCACGATGTCCTCGACGGCTGCCTCACCGGCACCGGACTCCGATGCCAGCCACCATGA